The following are from one region of the Melospiza melodia melodia isolate bMelMel2 chromosome 16, bMelMel2.pri, whole genome shotgun sequence genome:
- the PSMD10 gene encoding 26S proteasome non-ATPase regulatory subunit 10 isoform X2, protein MEGAVSDVAVCNLAFAGRLEELRALLLRDRAQATRADQDHRTALHWACSAGHTDVAELLLGLGVPVNDKDDAGWTPLHIAASAGRDEIVKALIAKGAHVNAVNQNGCTPLHYAASKNKQEIAIMLLENGADPDATDHFESTPLHRAAAKGNLKMVQILVQHNATLDIRDSEGNTPLFADCRAKS, encoded by the exons ATGGAGGGCGCGGTGTCGGACGTGGCCGTGTGTAACCTGGCGTTCGCGGGGCGCCTCGAGGAGCTGCGGGCGCTGCTGCTCCGCGACCGGGCCCAGGCCACGCGGGCCGACCAG GATCACCGCACCGCGCTGCACTGGGCCTGCTCGGCGGGACACACGGACGTGGCGGAGCTGCTGCTCGGGCTCGGCGTGCCTGTCAACGACAAGGACGAT GCTGGTTGGACTCCCCTGCACATTGCTGCTTCAGCAGGCCGTGATGAAATTGTGAAAGCCCTCATTGCTAAGGGTGCTCATGTAAATGCTGTCAATCAGAATGGCTGCACGCCCCTGCATTATGCAGCCTCCAAAAATAAGCAGGAG ATTGCAATCATGCTTTTGGAGAATGGGGCAGATCCAGATGCAACAGATCATTTTGAATCCACCCCGTTACACAGAGCAGCAGCCAAAGGAAACCTAAAAATGGTACAGATCCTTGTGCAGCACAATGCAACTTTGGATATCCGGGACTCTGAAGGGAATACTCCTCT CTTTGCTGACTGCAGAGCCAAATCCTAA
- the PSMD10 gene encoding 26S proteasome non-ATPase regulatory subunit 10 isoform X3, producing the protein MEGAVSDVAVCNLAFAGRLEELRALLLRDRAQATRADQDHRTALHWACSAGHTDVAELLLGLGVPVNDKDDAGWTPLHIAASAGRDEIVKALIAKGAHVNAVNQNGCTPLHYAASKNKQEIAIMLLENGADPDATDHFESTPLHRAAAKGNLKMVQILVQHNATLDIRDSEGNTPLCC; encoded by the exons ATGGAGGGCGCGGTGTCGGACGTGGCCGTGTGTAACCTGGCGTTCGCGGGGCGCCTCGAGGAGCTGCGGGCGCTGCTGCTCCGCGACCGGGCCCAGGCCACGCGGGCCGACCAG GATCACCGCACCGCGCTGCACTGGGCCTGCTCGGCGGGACACACGGACGTGGCGGAGCTGCTGCTCGGGCTCGGCGTGCCTGTCAACGACAAGGACGAT GCTGGTTGGACTCCCCTGCACATTGCTGCTTCAGCAGGCCGTGATGAAATTGTGAAAGCCCTCATTGCTAAGGGTGCTCATGTAAATGCTGTCAATCAGAATGGCTGCACGCCCCTGCATTATGCAGCCTCCAAAAATAAGCAGGAG ATTGCAATCATGCTTTTGGAGAATGGGGCAGATCCAGATGCAACAGATCATTTTGAATCCACCCCGTTACACAGAGCAGCAGCCAAAGGAAACCTAAAAATGGTACAGATCCTTGTGCAGCACAATGCAACTTTGGATATCCGGGACTCTGAAGGGAATACTCCTCT ATGCTGCTAA
- the VSIG1 gene encoding V-set and immunoglobulin domain-containing protein 1 isoform X2: MCATVLKIFPILAILAGHTSGVVVTVPEKTVNVTTGGNATLLCTYTSPGTLGNFFIQWSFYSAKESQLHTIYYYSGGQSYSYGAFKNRITASTSPGNASITISNMQPSDTGSYTCEVFSPQGDAGQSQKSVVVNVLVKPSKPFCKVEGTPEKGHLIYLLCNCEEGLPRPTYHWYKVDENTLKPVREQLDPNSGILYIGNLTTFETGYYRCIASNQLGNSTCELDLTAKHSDGGIVAGALIGAILAAAIICIIVWVLTKKAKNRKSPNNEMQEMVQKQSNADYVQVPNEENIPVTTVPSSNATNEYPSVEETAAPATPENDEKQEAGKEETA, encoded by the exons GCCACACCAGCGGGGTTGTGGTGACAGTCCCTGAGAAGACAGTGAATGTCACTACAGGTGGAAATGCAACTCTCCTCTGCACATACACCAGTCCTGGAACCCTGGGAAATTTCTTTATTCAGTGGAGTTTTTACAGTGCCAAAGAGAGCCAGCTGCATACC atctattattattcaggaGGCCAGTCTTACTCCTACGGAGCATTTAAGAACAGGATAACAGCTTCAACAAGTCCAGGGAATGCATCAATAACAATCTCCAACATGCAGCCCTCAGACACTGGTTCCTACACCTGTGAAGTTTTCAGTCCTCAGGGTGATGCTGGACAGAGTCAAAAATCTGTGGTTGTCAATGTGCTGG TCAAACCATCAAAACCTTTCTGTAAAGTAGAAGGAACCCCTGAGAAAGGCCATCTGATCTACCTCCTATGCAACTGTGAAGAGGGGTTGCCTCGCCCCACCTACCACTGGTACAAAGTTGATGAGAACACCCTCAAGCCTGTGAGAGAACAACTTG ATCCAAACTCTGGCATCCTTTACATTGGCAACCTCACCACCTTTGAAACTGGCTACTATCGGTGCATAGCCAGCAACCAGCTGGGGAACAGCACCTGTGAGCTGGACCTAACAGCAAAAC attCAGATGGTGGTATTGTTGCTGGAGCACTGATTGGAGCAATTCTGGCAGCTGCTATAATCTGCATTATTGTCTGGGTCTTAACCAAGAAGGCAAAAAATAGGAAGTCACCAAATAATGAGATGCA AGAAATGGTTCAGAAACAATCCAATGCAGACTATGTTCAGGTACCCAATGAAGAAAACATTCCTGTGACCACAGTTCCATCAAGCAATGCAACAAATGAATACCCAAGTGTTGAGgaaacagcagctcctgcaaCACCTGAAAATGATGAGAAGCAAGAAGCAGGAAAAGAAGAAACAGCCTAG
- the VSIG1 gene encoding V-set and immunoglobulin domain-containing protein 1 isoform X1 encodes MCATVLKIFPILAILAGHTSGVVVTVPEKTVNVTTGGNATLLCTYTSPGTLGNFFIQWSFYSAKESQLHTHSPCHGILSMDEKSVSLCQKTVYVTDARGRCSWRYKIYYYSGGQSYSYGAFKNRITASTSPGNASITISNMQPSDTGSYTCEVFSPQGDAGQSQKSVVVNVLVKPSKPFCKVEGTPEKGHLIYLLCNCEEGLPRPTYHWYKVDENTLKPVREQLDPNSGILYIGNLTTFETGYYRCIASNQLGNSTCELDLTAKHSDGGIVAGALIGAILAAAIICIIVWVLTKKAKNRKSPNNEMQEMVQKQSNADYVQVPNEENIPVTTVPSSNATNEYPSVEETAAPATPENDEKQEAGKEETA; translated from the exons GCCACACCAGCGGGGTTGTGGTGACAGTCCCTGAGAAGACAGTGAATGTCACTACAGGTGGAAATGCAACTCTCCTCTGCACATACACCAGTCCTGGAACCCTGGGAAATTTCTTTATTCAGTGGAGTTTTTACAGTGCCAAAGAGAGCCAGCTGCATACC CATTCCCCATGCCATGGTATTCTGAGTATGGATGAAAAGTCAGTCAGTCTTTGTCAAAAGACGGTGTATGTGACAGATGCACGGGGAAGATGTAGCTGGAGATACAAG atctattattattcaggaGGCCAGTCTTACTCCTACGGAGCATTTAAGAACAGGATAACAGCTTCAACAAGTCCAGGGAATGCATCAATAACAATCTCCAACATGCAGCCCTCAGACACTGGTTCCTACACCTGTGAAGTTTTCAGTCCTCAGGGTGATGCTGGACAGAGTCAAAAATCTGTGGTTGTCAATGTGCTGG TCAAACCATCAAAACCTTTCTGTAAAGTAGAAGGAACCCCTGAGAAAGGCCATCTGATCTACCTCCTATGCAACTGTGAAGAGGGGTTGCCTCGCCCCACCTACCACTGGTACAAAGTTGATGAGAACACCCTCAAGCCTGTGAGAGAACAACTTG ATCCAAACTCTGGCATCCTTTACATTGGCAACCTCACCACCTTTGAAACTGGCTACTATCGGTGCATAGCCAGCAACCAGCTGGGGAACAGCACCTGTGAGCTGGACCTAACAGCAAAAC attCAGATGGTGGTATTGTTGCTGGAGCACTGATTGGAGCAATTCTGGCAGCTGCTATAATCTGCATTATTGTCTGGGTCTTAACCAAGAAGGCAAAAAATAGGAAGTCACCAAATAATGAGATGCA AGAAATGGTTCAGAAACAATCCAATGCAGACTATGTTCAGGTACCCAATGAAGAAAACATTCCTGTGACCACAGTTCCATCAAGCAATGCAACAAATGAATACCCAAGTGTTGAGgaaacagcagctcctgcaaCACCTGAAAATGATGAGAAGCAAGAAGCAGGAAAAGAAGAAACAGCCTAG
- the PSMD10 gene encoding 26S proteasome non-ATPase regulatory subunit 10 isoform X1, giving the protein MEGAVSDVAVCNLAFAGRLEELRALLLRDRAQATRADQDHRTALHWACSAGHTDVAELLLGLGVPVNDKDDAGWTPLHIAASAGRDEIVKALIAKGAHVNAVNQNGCTPLHYAASKNKQEIAIMLLENGADPDATDHFESTPLHRAAAKGNLKMVQILVQHNATLDIRDSEGNTPLHLACDEERVEEAKLLVSHGASIHIENKEELTPLKVAKGGLGAILKRMVEG; this is encoded by the exons ATGGAGGGCGCGGTGTCGGACGTGGCCGTGTGTAACCTGGCGTTCGCGGGGCGCCTCGAGGAGCTGCGGGCGCTGCTGCTCCGCGACCGGGCCCAGGCCACGCGGGCCGACCAG GATCACCGCACCGCGCTGCACTGGGCCTGCTCGGCGGGACACACGGACGTGGCGGAGCTGCTGCTCGGGCTCGGCGTGCCTGTCAACGACAAGGACGAT GCTGGTTGGACTCCCCTGCACATTGCTGCTTCAGCAGGCCGTGATGAAATTGTGAAAGCCCTCATTGCTAAGGGTGCTCATGTAAATGCTGTCAATCAGAATGGCTGCACGCCCCTGCATTATGCAGCCTCCAAAAATAAGCAGGAG ATTGCAATCATGCTTTTGGAGAATGGGGCAGATCCAGATGCAACAGATCATTTTGAATCCACCCCGTTACACAGAGCAGCAGCCAAAGGAAACCTAAAAATGGTACAGATCCTTGTGCAGCACAATGCAACTTTGGATATCCGGGACTCTGAAGGGAATACTCCTCT CCATTTAGCCTGCGATGAAGAGAGAGTGGAGGAGGCAAAGCTGCTGGTGTCCCATGGTGCAAGTATTCACATTGAGAATAAAGAAGAGCTGACCCCTCTGAAAGTGGCCAAGGGTGGCCTGGGAGCCATCCTTAAAAGAATGGTGGAAGGCTAG